From the genome of Bordetella sp. H567, one region includes:
- a CDS encoding type VI secretion system tube protein Hcp gives MSDHTVITMKMDGIPGDSLIAGATDHVDILSFAYSASIPIDGRGPGLSGSGATYVSPISLHKKQCKASAPAEKQFYEGKPIKTVEIHEYKADGEAQPKPFMKITLTNARIWQYQISPGGVEDFSMTFESVKREYFKQNTETSALEPAGNVTFDILTKKVS, from the coding sequence ATGTCCGATCATACCGTCATTACCATGAAGATGGATGGCATCCCCGGCGATTCGCTGATTGCCGGCGCCACGGATCACGTCGATATCCTGAGTTTCGCTTACAGCGCGTCGATCCCGATCGATGGTCGTGGGCCTGGTCTGTCCGGCTCCGGCGCGACGTACGTCTCTCCGATCAGCCTTCACAAAAAGCAATGCAAGGCCTCGGCGCCCGCGGAGAAGCAATTCTACGAGGGCAAGCCGATCAAGACCGTGGAGATCCATGAATACAAGGCGGATGGGGAAGCCCAGCCCAAGCCCTTCATGAAGATCACGCTGACCAACGCGCGGATCTGGCAGTACCAGATCTCTCCGGGTGGCGTCGAAGACTTTTCCATGACCTTCGAGTCCGTGAAGCGCGAGTATTTCAAGCAGAACACCGAGACCAGCGCGCTGGAACCGGCCGGCAACGTGACCTTCGATATCTTGACGAAGAAGGTTTCGTAA
- the tssC gene encoding type VI secretion system contractile sheath large subunit: MTTEAGDVSPDVQVEAAGGDDFASLLKKEFKPRTDEARQAVEDSVRTLAAHALADASLVSNDVLSTVETLIAEIDRKLTEQINAILHCAEFQKLEGAWRGLHYLVSNTETDEQLKIRVMNISKSDLYKTLKKYKGTAWDQSPIFKKMYEEEYGQFGGAPYGALVADYYFDNSGPDVDLLSQMGRICAAAHAPLIAGASPSVMLLESWRDLANPRDITKLFQTPEHAAWRALRESEDSRYIGLALPRFLARAPYGAKSNPVDEFGFEEDTASGDTNRYVWANAAYAMAANINRSFKHYGWCSRIRGIESGGAVDDLPTHVFPTDDGGFDAKCPTEVAISDRREAELSKNGFLPMVHMKNTSTAAFLGAQSLHKPAEYDDPEATANAALAARLPYIFACNRFAHYLKCIVRDKIGSFKDRDAMQRWLYQWIVNYVDGMPTHSSEEAKAVRPLAGASVIVEEVEGSPGYYTSRFYLKPHYQLEGLTVSLRLVSKLPSIGGK, translated from the coding sequence ATGACTACCGAGGCCGGGGACGTCTCCCCCGATGTCCAGGTCGAGGCCGCGGGCGGCGACGATTTCGCCAGCCTGCTGAAGAAGGAATTCAAACCCCGAACCGACGAGGCGCGACAGGCCGTCGAGGACTCGGTGCGCACACTCGCCGCCCATGCCCTGGCCGATGCGTCGCTCGTATCGAACGATGTGCTGAGCACCGTCGAGACGCTGATTGCCGAAATCGACCGCAAGCTGACCGAACAGATCAACGCGATCCTCCATTGCGCTGAATTCCAGAAGCTGGAAGGCGCGTGGCGCGGCCTGCACTATCTGGTTTCCAACACGGAAACCGACGAGCAGCTGAAGATACGCGTCATGAATATCTCCAAGTCGGACTTGTACAAGACGCTGAAGAAGTACAAGGGCACGGCGTGGGACCAGAGCCCGATCTTCAAGAAGATGTACGAGGAAGAGTACGGGCAGTTCGGCGGCGCGCCCTACGGCGCCCTGGTTGCGGACTACTACTTCGACAATAGCGGACCCGACGTGGACCTGCTGAGCCAGATGGGACGCATCTGCGCGGCTGCCCACGCGCCGCTGATCGCCGGCGCATCGCCCTCGGTCATGCTGCTGGAGTCCTGGCGCGACCTCGCCAACCCGCGCGATATCACCAAGCTGTTCCAGACTCCCGAACATGCCGCTTGGCGCGCGCTGCGGGAATCCGAGGACTCGCGTTATATCGGCCTTGCCCTGCCGCGCTTCCTGGCGCGCGCGCCCTACGGCGCCAAGTCCAATCCCGTGGACGAATTCGGCTTCGAGGAAGACACCGCCAGCGGTGACACGAACCGCTATGTCTGGGCCAATGCCGCCTATGCCATGGCCGCCAACATCAATCGGTCGTTCAAGCATTACGGCTGGTGCTCGCGGATCCGCGGGATAGAGTCGGGCGGGGCAGTGGACGATCTGCCCACGCATGTTTTCCCCACCGATGATGGCGGCTTCGACGCGAAGTGTCCGACCGAAGTGGCGATCAGCGACCGGCGCGAAGCAGAGCTGTCCAAGAACGGTTTCCTGCCGATGGTGCATATGAAGAACACGTCGACCGCCGCTTTCCTGGGGGCTCAATCCCTGCACAAGCCCGCCGAGTACGACGATCCCGAGGCCACCGCCAACGCCGCATTGGCGGCGCGGCTGCCGTATATCTTCGCCTGCAATCGTTTCGCCCATTACCTGAAGTGCATCGTGCGCGACAAGATCGGCTCGTTCAAGGACAGGGACGCCATGCAGCGATGGCTGTATCAGTGGATCGTCAACTACGTCGACGGCATGCCCACCCATTCGTCCGAAGAGGCCAAGGCGGTGCGTCCCTTGGCCGGCGCATCGGTCATCGTCGAGGAAGTCGAGGGCAGCCCCGGCTACTACACCTCGCGCTTCTACCTGAAACCGCATTACCAGCTTGAAGGGCTGACCGTATCGCTGCGGTTGGTCAGCAAGCTTCCCTCCATCGGAGGGAAGTAG
- the tssB gene encoding type VI secretion system contractile sheath small subunit yields MSKESSQKFLGRTRAPRVQIEYDVEVNGAQKKVSLPFVMGVMADLSGQSLQAPLPVAERQFLEIDGDNFDERMKAMKPRVAASVPNTLTGEGNLGVDLVFESMDDFSPAAIARKVEPLRKMLEARGHLANLLTYMDGKVGAEDLVAKLLSDPALMQSLAAMPKPAAQADTEAAQAPDA; encoded by the coding sequence ATGAGCAAGGAAAGCAGTCAGAAATTCTTGGGCCGTACGCGTGCGCCGCGCGTGCAGATCGAATACGACGTCGAGGTCAACGGCGCGCAGAAGAAGGTCAGCCTGCCGTTCGTGATGGGCGTGATGGCGGATCTCTCGGGACAGTCGTTGCAGGCCCCGCTGCCGGTGGCCGAACGCCAGTTCCTGGAGATCGACGGCGACAACTTCGACGAGCGCATGAAGGCGATGAAGCCGCGCGTGGCGGCCAGCGTGCCCAATACCCTGACGGGCGAGGGCAACCTCGGCGTCGATCTCGTGTTCGAGTCGATGGACGATTTCTCGCCCGCGGCCATCGCGCGCAAGGTCGAGCCGCTGCGCAAGATGCTGGAAGCGCGCGGCCATCTCGCGAACCTGCTGACCTATATGGACGGCAAGGTAGGCGCGGAGGATCTGGTTGCGAAGCTGCTGTCCGATCCTGCCTTGATGCAAAGCCTGGCGGCCATGCCCAAGCCCGCGGCGCAAGCCGATACCGAAGCCGCCCAGGCTCCGGATGCGTAA
- the tssA gene encoding type VI secretion system protein TssA, whose product MPVIDVASLLPAIALDSPCGPDLEYSAEYVALLQLMRGTPDIEYGKMRQVAADPDWKAVKASSLALLGRTRDLRLAVWLTRALTALHGFAGLDDGLALVEGYIEQHWAHVYPLLDADDEDDPTERVNTLVALEEKDGLLRQSYTLPLADSPMQGRVSLRDLDIAAGELTAAGDETAMEASTIDAIFKTASLQSLKDTAALLAQAARRAEHIETLVTERVGHARAVALRSLCQLLQRAADAVQGRLSSHPDWRAADMASDGDGPDGTSDGVPGAGGRSGTGVLETRDDVIAMIDRICDYYAKEEPGSPVPLLLQRARRLVGVPFIDLLNDLSPESVAQVNHIAGIAA is encoded by the coding sequence ATGCCTGTTATAGACGTTGCCAGCCTGCTGCCCGCGATCGCCTTGGATTCGCCGTGCGGTCCCGATCTGGAGTATTCGGCCGAATACGTTGCGCTCTTGCAGTTGATGCGGGGCACGCCCGATATCGAATACGGCAAGATGCGCCAGGTTGCGGCGGATCCGGACTGGAAGGCGGTCAAGGCCTCGTCCCTGGCGCTGCTGGGCCGGACGCGGGATCTGCGTCTCGCGGTATGGCTCACACGCGCGCTCACCGCGCTGCACGGCTTTGCCGGGCTGGATGACGGCCTGGCCCTGGTCGAAGGGTATATCGAACAGCATTGGGCTCACGTGTATCCGCTCCTGGATGCCGACGACGAGGACGACCCCACCGAGCGCGTCAATACCCTTGTCGCCCTGGAAGAAAAGGACGGCCTGCTGCGCCAGTCGTACACGCTGCCGCTCGCGGATTCGCCCATGCAGGGCCGCGTCAGCCTGCGCGACCTGGATATCGCCGCTGGCGAGTTGACGGCAGCCGGCGACGAAACCGCCATGGAAGCGTCGACGATCGACGCGATTTTCAAGACCGCCTCCCTGCAATCGCTCAAGGACACCGCCGCGCTGCTCGCGCAAGCGGCCCGCCGCGCCGAGCATATCGAAACCCTGGTCACCGAACGGGTGGGCCATGCGCGCGCCGTGGCGCTGCGCAGCCTATGCCAACTTCTACAGCGTGCCGCCGATGCCGTGCAAGGGCGCCTCTCTTCGCATCCGGACTGGCGGGCGGCGGATATGGCATCGGACGGTGACGGGCCGGACGGCACGTCCGATGGCGTCCCGGGCGCCGGCGGGAGATCCGGCACCGGGGTCCTGGAGACGCGCGACGACGTGATCGCGATGATCGATCGCATCTGCGACTACTACGCCAAGGAAGAGCCTGGCAGCCCCGTGCCCTTGCTGCTGCAGCGCGCACGGCGCCTGGTGGGCGTGCCCTTCATCGATCTCCTGAACGACCTGTCGCCCGAAAGCGTTGCGCAGGTCAACCATATCGCTGGCATCGCCGCCTAG
- a CDS encoding alpha/beta fold hydrolase, which translates to MSPDFAYPIRYAALADARLAHVALGTGAPVVLVHGSLCDLRYWKAQIPALSRDFQVFSVSLPGYWPEAAGEDPGEFSGARHADAVAQFIDRECGGSAHVVGHSRGGRVAFELAQRYPDKVRALVLADPGLVVGDSEEGRGDFRAQALQAIRDGNVEQGLALFIDTVSGEQTWRRMVPWFKEMAIANAHTLAAQVQEPPYVLTEARARTVTQPTLLIGGALSPHPYPAILDALQAWLPHAQSLRIAGSSHGMNLGNPRAFNEAVRRFLVA; encoded by the coding sequence ATGTCGCCCGATTTCGCCTATCCCATCAGGTACGCAGCCCTTGCGGATGCGCGTTTAGCCCATGTTGCGCTTGGCACGGGCGCGCCCGTCGTGCTGGTGCACGGCTCGCTGTGCGACCTGCGTTACTGGAAGGCGCAGATCCCGGCGCTGTCGCGCGACTTCCAGGTTTTTTCCGTCAGCCTGCCGGGCTATTGGCCCGAGGCGGCCGGCGAGGATCCGGGGGAATTCTCCGGCGCACGGCATGCGGACGCGGTGGCGCAGTTCATCGACCGCGAGTGCGGCGGCAGTGCGCACGTCGTCGGCCATTCGCGCGGCGGACGCGTGGCCTTCGAGCTGGCGCAGCGGTACCCGGACAAGGTGCGCGCGCTGGTACTGGCCGATCCCGGCCTGGTGGTGGGCGACAGCGAGGAAGGGCGCGGTGACTTTCGCGCGCAGGCGCTGCAGGCCATCCGCGACGGCAACGTCGAACAGGGGCTGGCGCTGTTCATCGACACGGTCAGCGGCGAACAGACCTGGCGCCGCATGGTGCCCTGGTTCAAGGAAATGGCGATCGCCAATGCCCACACCTTGGCGGCGCAGGTGCAAGAGCCGCCCTATGTGCTGACCGAAGCGCGGGCGCGGACCGTGACGCAGCCGACGCTGCTGATCGGCGGCGCGCTGAGCCCGCACCCTTACCCCGCCATCCTGGATGCCTTGCAGGCTTGGCTGCCGCACGCGCAGTCCCTGCGCATCGCGGGTTCGTCCCATGGAATGAACCTGGGAAACCCGCGCGCTTTCAACGAGGCGGTTCGCCGTTTCCTGGTGGCTTAG
- a CDS encoding aminotransferase-like domain-containing protein — translation MADSSIGAVRPKRYEAVAADIVRSIDAGTLRAGDRLPSVRQASTARRVSVSTIFQAYYLLEARGYIQARDRSGYYVNPRKRTPPEPEISQPDGNPAPVDVAALAFEVLGSVRDPDTVPFGSAFPAPTLFPLVRLASSLKAGLRRMDPWSSIADMFTGNAALRRQIAVRYLIDGMDVQGDDLVITNGAMEALQLALMAVTRPGDTVLIESPAFYATLQALERLKLHAVEVPTSPRTGIQLDALAQAIERHRPQACWIMSNFQNPTGSLMPEPQKQALVALLARHRIPLIEDDVYGELYFGRVRPLPAKAYDRDGLVLHCASFSKCLAPGYRVGWVAAGRYAREVERQKLMTTLASPSPNQLALAEYLDHGGYDRHLRQLRATLQRQQQQMMAALARYFPEGTRASRPQGGYFLWVQLPPGADALAVYRAALARRISVAPGPIFSPRGDFRDCLRLNYGHPWDQTLEDAMRVLGEIVARQLSA, via the coding sequence ATGGCAGATTCCTCTATTGGGGCCGTCCGCCCCAAGCGCTACGAAGCGGTGGCGGCCGACATCGTGCGGTCCATCGACGCCGGTACGCTGCGCGCGGGCGACCGCCTGCCGTCCGTGCGGCAGGCGAGCACGGCGCGACGGGTCAGCGTATCCACCATATTCCAGGCGTATTACCTGCTCGAGGCGCGCGGCTACATCCAGGCCCGCGACCGCTCGGGCTACTACGTCAACCCGCGCAAGCGCACCCCGCCCGAGCCCGAGATCTCCCAGCCGGACGGCAATCCCGCGCCGGTGGACGTCGCGGCGCTCGCCTTCGAGGTCCTGGGCTCGGTGCGGGATCCCGACACGGTTCCTTTCGGATCGGCCTTCCCGGCGCCCACGCTGTTCCCGCTGGTGCGGCTGGCGTCTTCCTTGAAGGCGGGCCTGCGCCGCATGGACCCTTGGAGCAGCATCGCCGATATGTTCACCGGCAATGCCGCCCTGCGGCGGCAGATCGCGGTGCGCTATCTCATCGACGGGATGGACGTGCAGGGTGACGACCTGGTCATCACCAACGGGGCGATGGAGGCCCTGCAACTGGCCTTGATGGCAGTGACGCGGCCCGGCGATACGGTGCTGATCGAATCGCCCGCCTTCTATGCCACCCTGCAGGCACTGGAGCGCCTGAAGCTGCACGCCGTCGAAGTGCCGACCAGCCCGCGCACCGGCATCCAGCTGGACGCCCTGGCGCAGGCGATCGAGCGGCATCGCCCGCAAGCGTGCTGGATCATGTCCAACTTCCAGAATCCCACCGGCAGCTTGATGCCCGAGCCGCAGAAGCAGGCGCTGGTCGCGCTGCTGGCCCGGCACCGCATACCGCTGATCGAGGATGACGTCTATGGCGAGCTCTATTTCGGGCGGGTGCGACCGCTGCCCGCCAAGGCCTATGACCGCGATGGCCTGGTCCTGCACTGTGCATCGTTCTCCAAGTGCCTGGCCCCGGGCTATCGTGTCGGTTGGGTGGCCGCCGGCCGCTACGCCCGCGAGGTGGAACGCCAGAAGCTGATGACGACCCTGGCATCGCCCAGCCCGAACCAGCTGGCCCTGGCCGAATACCTGGACCATGGCGGCTACGACCGCCATCTGCGGCAACTTCGCGCCACCCTGCAGCGGCAACAGCAGCAGATGATGGCCGCCCTGGCGCGCTACTTTCCCGAAGGCACGCGCGCCTCGCGGCCGCAGGGCGGGTACTTCCTCTGGGTGCAGCTGCCGCCGGGCGCCGACGCGCTGGCCGTCTATCGCGCCGCGCTGGCACGGCGCATCAGTGTCGCGCCCGGGCCGATTTTCTCGCCACGCGGGGATTTCCGCGATTGCCTGAGGCTGAACTATGGTCATCCCTGGGACCAGACCCTGGAAGACGCCATGCGCGTGCTGGGCGAGATCGTCGCGCGGCAGTTGTCCGCCTAG
- a CDS encoding response regulator: MQLTHKNDDMPIHLGIAVLSVLIFAIDIVTPIGVAIWVFYTLPVVLSVFQRHKYVPLLIAMLELVFIVAGTFLPWGGDIPLQNLMNRIFGVVTLIATALLGVQVIAARLNAQRLMWLQQGESALAQDLLGEQSVQDIGQNAMRALARIMDAQVGALYRLQRGSLSWVGGYARDRADGPAATPGRGMTLEAAAQGTPMVVRNLPGDYARVNSALGDAPPRALLIAPVTADGRVQGVVELGFLRDGDFDRELELLQAAGEVIGVALRSALYREHLKELLEETQRQSEELQTQQEELRVSNEELEEQGRALRESQSRLEQQQTDLLQSNARLEEHTHRLERQKRELQQARETLETNARELSRASRYKSEFLANMSHELRTPLNSSLILSQMLADPKSATLAPEEIQRYARTIHASNADLLTLINDILDLSKIEAGHVDMAPETVSAAGVLEPIRQMFEPIVAGKQLAFRIEIHDNAPSTYVTDAAKLQQVLKNLLANAFKFTEQGEVVLSVQGAGDGRVAFAVRDTGIGIPPHQQAVIFEAFRQADGTTSRKYGGTGLGLSISRELTRLLGGELHVSSSVGQGSTFTAEIAADLRQSLATAPASGATAVEAAPTGEKTGGEVPAAADDPPAAAPVHIGVATPARGDIHERRHERLVMVIEDDARFADILYELAHELGFDCVLVSQGAEAMRLARELRPSGILLDVGLPDQSGLSVLDQLKHDPATRHIPIHVVSVDDHMQTALELGAVGYALKPVAREELVEAFKRVEERLQRRASRLLVVEDDPDLRASISLLLRADDIEITTAGTVAEALEHLSARTYDCMVMDLMLPDASGYELLEQMGAGRKYAFPPVIVYTGRALTRDEEQRLRRYSRSIIIKGAKSPERLVDEVTLFLHRVEATLPPDQQKLLMQARQRDMVFEGRRILLVEDDVRNIFALSSVLEPLGAQLLVARNGREALDALAKDAQVDIVLMDLMMPEMDGLTATREIRKRAELRDLPIIALTAKAMTDDRRNCLAAGANDYIAKPIDVDKLVSLCRVWMPK; encoded by the coding sequence ATGCAACTCACCCATAAAAACGACGATATGCCGATTCACCTGGGCATTGCCGTTTTGAGCGTGCTCATATTCGCGATCGACATCGTGACCCCGATCGGGGTGGCCATATGGGTGTTCTACACGCTTCCCGTGGTACTGAGCGTGTTCCAGCGCCACAAGTACGTGCCGCTGCTCATCGCCATGCTGGAACTGGTCTTCATCGTGGCCGGTACCTTCCTGCCCTGGGGCGGCGATATCCCGCTGCAGAACCTCATGAACCGCATATTCGGCGTGGTGACGCTGATCGCCACGGCGCTGCTGGGCGTACAGGTGATCGCGGCGCGCCTGAATGCGCAGCGCCTGATGTGGCTGCAACAGGGCGAAAGCGCCCTGGCGCAGGACCTGCTGGGCGAACAGAGCGTGCAGGACATCGGGCAGAACGCCATGCGGGCGCTGGCCAGGATAATGGACGCCCAGGTCGGCGCCCTGTACCGGCTGCAGCGCGGCTCGCTTTCGTGGGTGGGCGGATATGCCCGCGACCGCGCGGATGGCCCGGCCGCCACGCCGGGGCGCGGCATGACGCTCGAAGCCGCGGCGCAGGGCACGCCCATGGTGGTGCGGAACCTGCCCGGCGACTATGCCCGTGTCAACTCCGCGCTCGGCGATGCGCCGCCCCGCGCGCTGCTCATTGCCCCCGTCACCGCGGACGGCCGGGTGCAGGGCGTGGTGGAACTGGGCTTTCTGCGCGACGGGGATTTCGACCGTGAACTGGAACTGCTGCAAGCGGCCGGGGAAGTCATCGGGGTCGCCCTGCGCTCGGCGCTGTATCGCGAGCACCTGAAGGAATTGCTGGAAGAAACGCAGCGCCAGAGCGAGGAGCTGCAGACGCAGCAGGAAGAACTGCGCGTCTCCAATGAAGAACTGGAGGAGCAGGGCCGGGCCCTGCGCGAATCGCAAAGCCGCCTGGAGCAGCAGCAGACCGACCTTTTGCAAAGCAATGCGCGGCTGGAGGAACATACGCACCGGCTGGAACGGCAAAAGCGCGAACTGCAGCAGGCGCGCGAGACGCTGGAAACGAACGCCCGCGAGCTATCCCGCGCCAGCCGGTACAAGTCGGAGTTCCTGGCGAATATGTCCCACGAGCTGCGCACGCCGCTGAACAGCTCGCTGATCCTGTCCCAGATGCTGGCCGATCCCAAGTCCGCCACCCTGGCGCCGGAGGAAATCCAGCGCTACGCGAGAACCATCCACGCATCGAATGCGGATCTGCTGACGCTGATCAACGACATCCTGGACCTGTCCAAGATCGAAGCCGGCCATGTGGACATGGCGCCGGAGACCGTGTCGGCCGCCGGCGTGCTGGAACCCATACGGCAGATGTTCGAGCCCATCGTGGCCGGCAAACAGCTGGCGTTCCGCATCGAAATCCATGACAACGCCCCCAGCACCTATGTCACCGACGCCGCGAAACTCCAGCAGGTGCTGAAGAACCTGCTGGCGAACGCGTTCAAGTTCACGGAACAGGGCGAGGTGGTGCTGTCGGTCCAGGGTGCCGGCGACGGACGCGTGGCCTTTGCCGTGCGCGACACGGGTATCGGCATCCCGCCGCACCAGCAGGCGGTCATCTTCGAAGCCTTCCGCCAGGCCGACGGCACGACCAGCCGCAAGTACGGCGGCACCGGCCTGGGCCTGTCGATCTCGCGCGAACTGACGCGCCTGCTGGGCGGTGAGCTGCACGTGAGCAGCTCGGTCGGCCAGGGCAGTACCTTTACGGCGGAGATCGCGGCGGACCTGCGCCAGTCGCTGGCCACGGCGCCGGCATCCGGCGCCACCGCCGTCGAGGCCGCGCCCACCGGCGAGAAGACCGGCGGCGAGGTGCCGGCCGCCGCCGACGATCCGCCCGCGGCGGCGCCCGTGCACATCGGCGTAGCCACGCCGGCGCGCGGCGACATCCACGAGCGGCGCCACGAGCGGCTGGTCATGGTCATCGAGGACGACGCGCGCTTCGCCGACATCCTGTACGAACTGGCGCACGAGCTGGGATTCGACTGCGTCCTGGTGTCGCAGGGCGCGGAAGCCATGCGGCTGGCGCGCGAACTGCGCCCCAGCGGAATCCTGCTGGACGTCGGCCTGCCCGACCAGTCCGGCCTGAGCGTCCTGGACCAGCTCAAGCACGATCCGGCCACCCGCCACATTCCCATCCATGTGGTGTCGGTGGACGACCACATGCAAACCGCGCTCGAACTGGGCGCGGTCGGCTACGCCCTGAAACCCGTCGCCCGTGAGGAGCTGGTGGAAGCCTTCAAGCGGGTGGAGGAAAGACTGCAAAGGCGCGCCAGCCGACTGCTGGTGGTGGAGGACGATCCGGATCTGCGCGCCAGCATATCGCTGCTGCTGCGGGCCGACGACATCGAGATCACCACTGCGGGCACCGTCGCCGAGGCCCTGGAGCATTTATCCGCGCGCACCTACGACTGCATGGTCATGGACCTGATGCTGCCGGACGCGTCCGGGTATGAGTTGCTGGAGCAGATGGGCGCCGGCCGCAAGTACGCCTTCCCGCCGGTCATCGTCTATACCGGCCGGGCGCTGACGCGCGACGAGGAGCAGCGCCTGCGCCGCTACTCCCGCTCCATCATCATCAAGGGCGCGAAATCGCCGGAGCGGCTGGTGGACGAAGTGACGCTGTTCCTGCACCGGGTGGAAGCCACGCTGCCGCCGGACCAGCAGAAGCTTCTGATGCAGGCGCGCCAGCGCGACATGGTGTTCGAAGGGCGCCGCATCCTGCTGGTGGAAGACGATGTGCGCAATATCTTCGCGCTGTCCAGCGTGCTGGAGCCGCTGGGCGCGCAGCTGCTGGTGGCGCGCAACGGCCGTGAAGCGCTGGATGCGCTGGCCAAGGACGCCCAGGTGGACATCGTCCTGATGGACCTGATGATGCCGGAAATGGACGGGCTGACCGCCACCCGGGAAATCCGCAAGCGCGCCGAACTGCGCGATCTGCCTATCATCGCGCTGACCGCCAAGGCCATGACGGACGACCGCCGCAATTGCCTGGCGGCGGGCGCCAACGACTATATCGCCAAGCCGATCGACGTAGACAAGCTGGTTTCGCTATGCCGAGTCTGGATGCCCAAGTAA
- a CDS encoding CheR family methyltransferase: MPSLDAQVSGAAAMDALFDLELKLLLEAVYMRYQHDFRGYAVASMRRRVRQAMAHFGCETVSQLQDKVLHEPTVFARMLRYFTVQVSEMFRDPDYFRAVRDYVAPVLKTYPSVKIWVAGCSSGEEVWSLAILLDEEDLLSRTLIYATDINSEALRVAETGIYPVDRIAQFSRNYRESGGTRSLSDYYTANLHDARFDRRLREHIVFADHSLATDSVFSEVHFVSCRNVLIYFNRELQDRAAQLFHESLVRRGFLGLGTRESLRFSSQSGRFMEVAPHQRIYQRL; the protein is encoded by the coding sequence ATGCCGAGTCTGGATGCCCAAGTAAGCGGCGCCGCCGCGATGGACGCGCTGTTCGACCTGGAGCTGAAGCTCCTGCTCGAGGCCGTGTATATGCGCTACCAGCATGACTTCCGCGGCTATGCCGTCGCCTCGATGCGGCGGCGCGTCAGGCAGGCCATGGCGCACTTCGGCTGCGAGACCGTCAGCCAGCTGCAGGACAAGGTGCTGCACGAGCCGACCGTCTTCGCGCGGATGCTGCGGTACTTCACGGTGCAGGTCAGCGAAATGTTCCGCGATCCGGATTACTTCCGCGCGGTGCGCGACTACGTGGCCCCCGTGCTCAAGACCTATCCGTCGGTGAAAATCTGGGTCGCCGGCTGCAGCAGCGGCGAGGAAGTCTGGTCGCTGGCCATATTGCTGGACGAGGAAGACCTGCTGTCACGCACGCTGATCTACGCGACCGACATCAACTCCGAAGCCCTGCGCGTGGCCGAGACAGGCATCTATCCGGTGGATCGCATCGCCCAGTTCAGCCGGAACTACCGCGAGAGCGGCGGCACGCGTTCACTGTCGGATTACTACACCGCCAACCTGCATGACGCGCGCTTCGACCGGCGGCTGCGCGAACATATCGTCTTCGCGGATCACAGCCTGGCGACCGACAGCGTGTTTTCGGAAGTGCACTTCGTTTCCTGCCGCAACGTACTTATCTACTTCAACCGCGAGCTGCAGGACCGCGCGGCCCAACTGTTCCACGAGTCCCTGGTACGGCGCGGCTTCCTGGGCCTGGGTACGCGGGAAAGCCTGCGGTTCTCCTCGCAGTCCGGCCGCTTCATGGAAGTGGCGCCGCACCAGCGTATTTACCAGCGCCTATGA
- a CDS encoding chemotaxis protein CheB, translated as MTTPARLPSRSIELVAIGASSGGLDAIGTLLQALPPDFPAAVAIVLHLPPDRNSLLPGLFGARCVLPVKEVEDKEYIRPGVVYIAAPDYHMLVEPERSFALSQDDAVNFSRPSIDVLLESAAMAYRERLLGIVLTGASQDGAAGLQRVRALGGQAWVQDPDSADAPAMPASAIAQAGADRIMDKFTLARALANLGQNVGRAQAKNGKKDRD; from the coding sequence ATGACGACCCCTGCCCGCCTCCCTTCCAGGTCGATCGAACTCGTCGCCATCGGGGCTTCCTCCGGCGGCCTGGACGCCATCGGCACGCTGCTGCAAGCCCTGCCCCCCGACTTTCCCGCGGCGGTCGCCATCGTGCTGCATCTGCCGCCCGACAGGAACAGCCTGCTGCCCGGACTGTTCGGGGCGCGCTGCGTCCTGCCCGTGAAGGAAGTCGAAGACAAGGAATACATCCGGCCCGGCGTGGTCTATATCGCGGCGCCCGACTATCACATGCTGGTGGAACCCGAGCGCTCCTTCGCCCTGTCCCAGGATGACGCGGTCAATTTCTCCCGTCCATCCATCGACGTGCTGCTGGAGTCCGCGGCCATGGCCTATCGCGAACGGCTGCTGGGCATCGTGCTGACGGGCGCCAGCCAGGACGGGGCGGCCGGATTGCAGCGAGTGCGCGCGCTGGGCGGGCAGGCATGGGTACAGGACCCGGACAGCGCCGACGCGCCGGCGATGCCGGCCAGCGCCATCGCGCAAGCCGGCGCCGACCGCATCATGGATAAATTCACGCTGGCGCGCGCGCTGGCGAACCTGGGCCAGAACGTGGGCAGAGCCCAAGCCAAGAACGGGAAGAAGGACCGTGACTGA